One genomic segment of Scylla paramamosain isolate STU-SP2022 chromosome 11, ASM3559412v1, whole genome shotgun sequence includes these proteins:
- the LOC135104919 gene encoding uncharacterized protein DDB_G0271670-like — MFLPAADISSPFHFFFQTFSAMAALCQLAGHCQKLFAWTHRTRRGKKEKGCQFNLFNARELSETYSSSSSSSSSSSSSSSSSSSSSSSSSCSSSSSCCCCCCCPFSSSSSSSSSSSSSSSSSSSSSSSSSSSSSSSSSSSSSSSSWSSSSSSSSSSWSSSSSSSSSYWSSSWSSSSWSSSSSSSWSSSSSSSSSSSSSWSSSSSSSSSWSSSSSSSSSWSSSSSSSSSSSSWSSSSSSSWSSSSSSSSSSSSSSSWSSSSSSSWSSFSSSSWSSSSSSSSSS, encoded by the exons ATGTTTCTTCCGGCTGCCGatatttcctcccctttccactttttctttcaAACTTTCAGTGCTATGGCCGCCCTTTGTCAGCTTGCAGGGCACTGTCAGAAGCTGTTTGCGTGGACTCACAGAACgcggagagggaaaaaagaaaagggatgtCAGTTTAATCTTTTCAATGCTAGGGAACTGTCTGagacttattcctcctcctcctcctcctcctcctcctcctcctcctcctcctcctcctcctcctcctcctcctcttcgtcctcttgctcctcctcatcctcttgttgttgttgttgctgttgtcctttttcttcttcttcttcttcttcttcttcttcttcttcttcttcttcttcttcttcttcttcttcttc ttcttcttcttcttcttcttcttcttcttcttcttcttcttcttcttcttcttcttggtcttcatcttcttcttcttcttcttcttcttggtcttcatcatcatcttcttcttcttcttattggtcctcttcttggtcttcttcttcttggtcttcttcttcttcttcttcttggtcttcttcttcttcttcttcttcttcttcttcttcttcttggtcttcttcttcttcttcttcttcttcttggtcttcttcttcttcttcttcttcttcttggtcttcttcttcttcttcttcttcttcttcttcttcttggtcttcttcttcttcttcttcttggtcttcttcttcttcttcttcttcttcttcttcttcttcttcttcttggtcttcttcttcttcttcctcttggtcttctttttcttcttcttcttggtcttcttcttcttcttcttcttcttcttct